One genomic region from Vannielia litorea encodes:
- a CDS encoding YeeE/YedE family protein has product MFETLGFEEATAREVAVWFALALGIAFGFLGQRSRFCFRRAVAGDASERRSAAGVWLTGLAVAILGTQALVAYGLISFEEHRYLAADLPWLAIVLGGLAFGAGMVLTRGCISRLTVLTGTGNLRALTVLAIFAVVAHATLKGVLAPLRTALGSVTAPLGEASSLAGLPGGAWLWTGLIVAAVLVFAARSGAKPATLLMGGLIGALVPLAWVGTGYVLYDEFDPIAMESLSFTLPSSETLFWAIASSSIPAGFGVGLVGGVLVGALVAALIFRDFQWQSFQTPRQTGRYLAGAVLMGVGGVLAGGCTVGAGLSGTSTLGVSAFLALASIALGGVVTSRLLGEANAASSGSAGPLATPAE; this is encoded by the coding sequence ATGTTCGAAACGCTCGGATTCGAAGAGGCAACCGCCCGTGAAGTTGCGGTCTGGTTTGCCCTCGCCCTCGGCATCGCCTTCGGCTTTCTCGGCCAGCGCAGTCGGTTCTGCTTTCGCCGGGCCGTCGCCGGTGACGCCTCCGAGCGGCGCTCGGCCGCCGGTGTCTGGCTGACCGGCCTCGCCGTGGCGATCCTCGGCACGCAAGCCCTTGTCGCCTACGGTCTCATCTCCTTCGAAGAGCACCGCTACCTCGCCGCCGACCTGCCCTGGCTCGCCATCGTGCTCGGCGGGCTTGCCTTTGGCGCAGGCATGGTCCTCACCCGCGGCTGCATCTCGCGGCTGACCGTGTTGACCGGCACCGGCAACCTGCGCGCGCTGACGGTGCTGGCCATCTTCGCCGTGGTCGCCCATGCCACCCTCAAGGGCGTGCTCGCCCCGCTGCGCACCGCGCTCGGCTCCGTCACCGCACCGCTCGGTGAGGCCTCCTCCCTCGCCGGGCTGCCCGGCGGCGCATGGCTCTGGACAGGGCTGATCGTCGCCGCCGTCCTAGTCTTTGCCGCCCGCTCCGGCGCCAAGCCCGCAACGCTGCTGATGGGCGGGCTCATCGGCGCGCTCGTGCCGCTGGCATGGGTCGGCACCGGCTACGTGCTCTACGACGAGTTCGACCCCATCGCGATGGAGAGCCTCTCCTTCACCCTGCCCTCTTCCGAAACCCTGTTCTGGGCCATCGCCTCCTCGTCCATCCCCGCCGGCTTCGGCGTGGGCCTCGTGGGCGGCGTGCTGGTCGGCGCACTCGTCGCGGCACTGATCTTCCGCGATTTCCAGTGGCAAAGCTTCCAGACCCCGCGCCAGACCGGCCGCTACCTTGCAGGCGCCGTGCTGATGGGCGTCGGCGGCGTGCTGGCCGGGGGCTGCACCGTGGGCGCGGGCCTGTCGGGCACCTCGACCCTCGGCGTCTCGGCCTTCCTCGCGCTGGCCTCCATCGCCCTCGGCGGCGTGGTCACCTCGCGGCTTCTGGGGGAGGCTAATGCAGCTTCTTCCGGATCCGCCGGACCGCTAGCCACACCAGCAGAATGA
- a CDS encoding alpha/beta hydrolase, producing the protein MKMMLYAAGAALCAIPSFAGEIATYSFASDTLGRDYAYTVYLPDGYDDSGLTYPHMYLLHGSGGNETSWVVDGHAKQVIDKAIADGIMPPAVVIMPGSLSWWVDGYNEPAETAFFDDLIPHIEATWRVIPEREGRVVGGLSAGGYGTVNFVLEHPEMFAAGAAMSPAAYVPQPPESSSANRHAAYLDAEGNYDPEKWTELNYTAYLDDYLAGDVVVPMYINSGDHDVFDIAYHGAVLYQKLRDHQPNDVEYRVIDGDHEWQVWIDTLPEALEYVFSHTKLPQGAVPMAASQ; encoded by the coding sequence ATGAAGATGATGCTTTACGCCGCTGGCGCGGCGCTTTGTGCGATTCCGAGTTTCGCCGGTGAGATTGCGACCTACAGCTTTGCATCCGACACGCTCGGGCGGGATTATGCCTATACGGTCTATCTGCCCGATGGCTATGACGACAGCGGGCTGACCTATCCGCATATGTATCTGCTGCACGGCTCGGGCGGCAACGAGACGAGCTGGGTGGTGGATGGCCATGCCAAGCAGGTGATCGATAAGGCGATTGCCGATGGCATCATGCCGCCCGCCGTGGTGATCATGCCGGGTAGCCTGAGCTGGTGGGTGGATGGCTACAACGAGCCTGCGGAGACGGCGTTCTTTGACGATTTGATCCCGCATATCGAGGCAACCTGGCGGGTGATCCCCGAGCGCGAGGGGCGCGTGGTGGGCGGGCTTTCGGCCGGAGGTTACGGCACCGTGAACTTTGTGCTGGAGCATCCAGAGATGTTCGCCGCCGGGGCGGCCATGTCGCCCGCCGCCTATGTGCCGCAGCCGCCCGAGAGCTCTTCGGCCAACCGCCATGCGGCCTATCTCGATGCAGAGGGCAACTACGACCCCGAGAAGTGGACCGAGCTGAATTACACCGCCTATCTCGACGACTACCTCGCCGGGGACGTGGTGGTGCCGATGTATATCAACTCGGGCGACCATGACGTGTTCGACATCGCCTACCACGGGGCCGTGCTCTACCAGAAGCTGCGGGACCACCAGCCGAACGATGTGGAATACCGGGTGATCGACGGCGATCACGAATGGCAGGTCTGGATCGACACGCTGCCCGAGGCGCTGGAGTATGTGTTCTCGCACACCAAGCTGCCGCAGGGCGCGGTGCCGATGGCGGCGAGCCAGTAG
- a CDS encoding ABC transporter permease yields MLTFIIRRLILAVPTLLFISLVLFLLLDLAPGDPMAQMPLTIPDEVKQKMREALGLGEPLHIRYIKWLYQFFVVEPGFFLDWLFGTNMMEGTQRVVSWQFRSPVFDIIIQRLPQTLWVVALAYAVGVIIAIPIGIISAYKQYSVFDQAGTLISMIGFSVPPFFSGVVVIVIFAVKLEWLPSIYDTTHEVKDWESMKIQLKQMIMPVMVLALQTTAQISRYMRSAMLDNLKQDYVRTARAKGLSEWSVVMVHVLRNSMIPVVTVIALGIPSIFGGAIITEQVFKVNGIGQLLITAIQANDIPMVQTITFIFAVLIVLFNLIADVLYGVLDPRIRYD; encoded by the coding sequence ATGCTGACCTTCATCATCCGACGGCTCATTCTCGCGGTTCCCACGCTCCTCTTCATTTCGCTGGTCCTCTTCCTGCTGCTCGATCTCGCCCCCGGCGACCCGATGGCGCAGATGCCGCTGACCATTCCCGATGAAGTGAAGCAGAAGATGCGCGAGGCCCTCGGCCTCGGCGAACCGCTGCACATCCGTTACATCAAATGGCTCTACCAGTTCTTCGTGGTCGAGCCCGGCTTCTTCCTCGACTGGCTCTTCGGAACCAACATGATGGAAGGCACCCAACGCGTCGTGAGCTGGCAGTTCCGCTCGCCGGTCTTCGACATCATCATCCAGCGCCTGCCGCAAACCCTTTGGGTGGTCGCGCTGGCCTATGCCGTGGGCGTCATCATCGCCATCCCGATCGGCATCATCTCGGCCTACAAGCAGTATTCGGTCTTCGATCAGGCCGGCACGCTCATCTCGATGATCGGCTTCTCCGTGCCGCCCTTCTTCTCGGGCGTGGTGGTGATCGTGATCTTCGCGGTCAAGCTGGAGTGGTTGCCCTCGATCTACGACACCACCCATGAGGTGAAGGACTGGGAGAGCATGAAGATCCAGCTCAAGCAGATGATCATGCCGGTGATGGTGCTCGCGCTCCAGACCACCGCCCAAATCAGCCGCTACATGCGCTCGGCCATGCTCGACAACCTCAAGCAGGATTACGTCCGCACCGCACGGGCCAAGGGCCTCTCGGAGTGGTCGGTGGTCATGGTCCACGTGCTGCGCAACTCGATGATCCCGGTCGTGACCGTCATCGCGCTCGGCATCCCCTCCATCTTCGGCGGGGCGATCATCACCGAGCAGGTCTTCAAGGTGAACGGGATCGGCCAGCTGCTGATCACCGCGATCCAGGCCAATGACATCCCGATGGTCCAGACCATCACCTTCATCTTCGCCGTGCTCATCGTGCTCTTCAACCTGATCGCCGATGTGCTCTACGGCGTGCTCGACCCGAGGATCCGCTATGACTGA
- a CDS encoding DUF3422 family protein translates to MAEIQDHPLRYQLANELHARPFPALDVPCRAAYLALKSAEGASGRDREAERAHLIDLLDRHGAPHPQPDATHYSGQLGRHQIKWESHTEFVTYTIFGSGVAQRPFDGETFRMFPADWLAKAPGVRVTSALVRVEEMPEHPEDVSERMDGWMVAESIAVSEVVDGDVIVGTDFRIDPEGHVRFACFVKPGVGRQRVGRVVQRLTEIETYKAMSMLGLGRARRLSGPLGKLDNELSDLMDAMTGDRARPAEEELEKLLRVAAEIEMQLTHASFRFGATAAYEAIVWQRIEVLREQRFMGRQTLKEFMTRRYDPAMRTVKSTEARLKAMAARSARASDLLRTRVDVERQAQNQALLASMDRRADLQLRLQQTVEGLSVVAISYYAVSLAAYALAPFAYKLGVDKGWLTAGLTPVVILLVWLAVRRIRKKLH, encoded by the coding sequence ATGGCCGAAATCCAGGATCATCCGCTGCGCTATCAGCTGGCCAACGAGCTGCATGCGCGCCCGTTTCCGGCGCTGGATGTGCCCTGCCGCGCGGCCTATCTGGCGCTGAAATCTGCCGAGGGCGCTTCGGGCCGGGACCGCGAGGCGGAGCGGGCACATCTGATCGACTTGCTGGACCGCCACGGCGCGCCGCATCCGCAGCCCGATGCTACCCATTACTCGGGCCAGCTTGGGCGCCATCAGATCAAATGGGAGAGCCACACCGAGTTCGTGACCTACACGATCTTCGGCTCCGGCGTGGCGCAGCGGCCCTTCGATGGCGAGACCTTCCGGATGTTCCCCGCCGACTGGCTGGCCAAGGCACCGGGGGTGCGGGTGACCTCGGCGCTGGTGCGGGTGGAGGAGATGCCGGAGCACCCCGAAGACGTGTCGGAGCGGATGGACGGCTGGATGGTGGCCGAGAGCATCGCCGTGTCGGAAGTGGTGGATGGCGACGTGATCGTGGGCACCGACTTCCGGATCGACCCGGAGGGGCACGTCCGCTTTGCCTGTTTCGTCAAACCCGGGGTGGGGCGGCAGCGGGTGGGGCGCGTGGTGCAGCGGCTGACCGAGATCGAGACCTACAAGGCGATGTCGATGCTTGGGCTGGGCCGGGCGCGCAGGCTCTCGGGACCGCTGGGCAAGCTCGACAACGAGTTGAGCGATCTGATGGATGCGATGACGGGCGACCGTGCCCGCCCGGCGGAGGAAGAGCTGGAAAAGCTGCTGCGCGTGGCCGCCGAGATCGAGATGCAGCTCACCCATGCGAGCTTTCGCTTTGGCGCGACGGCGGCCTATGAGGCCATTGTCTGGCAGCGGATCGAGGTGCTGCGCGAGCAGCGGTTCATGGGGCGGCAGACGCTCAAGGAGTTCATGACGCGGCGCTACGATCCGGCGATGCGGACGGTGAAGAGCACCGAGGCGCGGCTGAAGGCAATGGCGGCGCGCTCGGCGCGGGCCAGCGACCTGCTGCGCACAAGGGTCGACGTGGAACGCCAGGCGCAGAACCAGGCTCTGCTGGCCTCGATGGACAGGCGCGCCGATCTGCAACTGCGCCTGCAACAGACGGTGGAGGGGCTCTCGGTGGTGGCGATCAGCTATTACGCCGTCAGCCTCGCCGCCTATGCGCTGGCCCCCTTCGCCTACAAGCTGGGCGTGGACAAGGGCTGGCTGACGGCGGGGCTGACGCCCGTGGTCATTCTGCTGGTGTGGCTAGCGGTCCGGCGGATCCGGAAGAAGCTGCATTAG
- a CDS encoding pyridoxamine 5'-phosphate oxidase family protein: protein MTHHDNDHNTEALRKALFDALDDERTGMLAISDRASHAQPMTHYFDESARVLRFITASDTGLARDIGTGAQAHFTLTTRDREVYACISGPITVSEDRALLEDLWSPAAAMWFEGGIDDPKVTLLEMPLREAAVWTVDANALQFGIEMLRANLGDHTPDLGDHAVINLAA, encoded by the coding sequence ATGACCCATCACGACAACGACCATAACACCGAAGCCCTGCGCAAAGCCCTCTTCGACGCGCTGGATGACGAGCGCACCGGCATGCTGGCTATCAGCGACCGGGCCTCCCACGCCCAGCCGATGACCCACTACTTCGATGAAAGCGCCCGCGTTCTGCGCTTCATCACCGCCAGCGACACGGGCCTCGCCCGTGACATCGGCACCGGCGCGCAGGCCCATTTCACCCTCACCACCCGCGACCGCGAGGTCTATGCCTGCATTTCCGGGCCGATCACCGTGTCCGAAGATCGCGCTCTGCTGGAAGATCTGTGGTCCCCCGCCGCCGCCATGTGGTTCGAGGGCGGGATCGACGACCCCAAGGTGACCCTGCTCGAGATGCCGCTCCGCGAAGCCGCCGTTTGGACGGTGGATGCCAACGCGCTGCAGTTCGGCATCGAGATGCTGCGCGCCAACCTCGGCGACCACACGCCCGATCTGGGCGACCACGCGGTGATCAACCTCGCCGCCTGA
- a CDS encoding helix-hairpin-helix domain-containing protein: MVRLTDIPGIGPAMAAKLVGAGISDPAGLAAAPVAKLTAIPGISPARAGAWKAAAAGKVAAPAPRRPVAVSKAPVKRRAAKPAPAASAVPIEEKPSAGVVAQAAALAEKKAEVEKAEPKPAKAKAAKKAAEKTKAAEKKAAKKAAEKAKNKAAEKKAAKKAAEKKAAAKAAKKAAEKKAAKKAAEKSRDKKAKAKKADAKKAKAKKSKSSKKSKD; encoded by the coding sequence ATGGTGCGCCTGACCGATATTCCCGGCATCGGTCCGGCGATGGCGGCCAAGCTGGTGGGGGCGGGCATTTCCGACCCTGCCGGTCTGGCGGCGGCGCCGGTGGCCAAACTCACCGCCATTCCCGGCATCTCGCCCGCACGGGCTGGGGCATGGAAGGCAGCGGCCGCGGGCAAGGTTGCAGCCCCCGCGCCGCGCCGCCCGGTTGCCGTCTCCAAGGCTCCGGTGAAACGCCGGGCGGCCAAGCCTGCGCCTGCAGCCAGTGCTGTGCCGATCGAAGAGAAGCCCTCTGCCGGGGTCGTGGCCCAGGCGGCGGCCTTGGCTGAGAAGAAGGCAGAGGTCGAGAAGGCCGAGCCGAAGCCTGCCAAGGCGAAGGCGGCAAAGAAGGCTGCGGAGAAAACGAAGGCTGCCGAAAAGAAAGCCGCGAAGAAGGCGGCTGAGAAGGCCAAGAATAAAGCCGCCGAGAAGAAGGCAGCCAAGAAGGCTGCTGAGAAGAAGGCGGCTGCCAAGGCCGCGAAGAAGGCGGCCGAGAAAAAAGCAGCGAAGAAGGCTGCCGAGAAATCGCGTGACAAAAAGGCCAAGGCCAAGAAGGCGGATGCCAAGAAGGCCAAGGCGAAAAAGTCGAAATCATCCAAGAAATCCAAGGACTGA
- a CDS encoding ABC transporter permease: MTDTAKEVLGESQPRGKSRSQWSDVWKQFRSHKGAMMGAFVLLFITFGVLFGPYLWDIDPTKLDIRNKDWRPVYMPVFSCSWTDLCIPPESLERMKYGWSHPLGTDNLGRDILASLIHGGRVSIAVGWVAMILAMLIGTAVGVASGYVKWLDGLLMRFTDLVLALPLLPLLLVIMLLFRDALRATFGPELGVFILIVCVIGATSWMQTARIVRADILALKEREFILAARSIGTPPMKMVTRHLLPNVLSPIMVSATLGLATAIITESAISFLGLGFPSDFPTWGKLLFDATDRIQNFPERALWPGLMISLVVLAVNYIGDGLRDALDPRIRGR; this comes from the coding sequence ATGACTGACACCGCAAAGGAAGTGCTGGGCGAGAGCCAACCGCGCGGCAAGTCGCGGTCGCAGTGGTCCGACGTGTGGAAGCAGTTCCGCAGCCACAAGGGCGCGATGATGGGCGCCTTCGTGCTGCTCTTCATCACCTTCGGCGTGCTCTTCGGCCCCTATCTGTGGGACATCGACCCAACCAAGCTCGACATCCGCAACAAGGATTGGCGGCCCGTCTACATGCCGGTCTTCTCTTGCTCGTGGACCGATCTGTGCATCCCGCCAGAGAGCCTCGAACGGATGAAATACGGCTGGTCGCACCCGCTGGGCACCGACAACCTCGGCCGCGATATCCTCGCCTCGCTGATCCACGGCGGGCGCGTTTCGATCGCGGTGGGCTGGGTGGCGATGATCCTCGCCATGCTGATCGGCACCGCTGTCGGCGTCGCATCGGGCTACGTGAAGTGGCTCGACGGTCTGCTGATGCGCTTCACCGACCTCGTGCTCGCCCTGCCCCTGCTGCCGCTGCTGCTGGTGATCATGCTGCTCTTCCGCGACGCGCTGCGCGCCACCTTCGGGCCGGAGCTGGGCGTGTTCATCCTCATCGTCTGCGTCATCGGCGCGACCTCGTGGATGCAGACCGCACGGATCGTGCGGGCCGACATTCTGGCGCTGAAGGAACGCGAGTTCATCCTCGCCGCCCGCTCCATCGGCACCCCGCCGATGAAGATGGTCACCCGCCACCTGCTGCCCAACGTGCTCTCGCCGATCATGGTCTCGGCCACCCTCGGCCTCGCCACCGCGATCATCACCGAAAGCGCGATCTCCTTCCTCGGCCTAGGCTTCCCTTCCGACTTCCCGACATGGGGCAAGCTGCTGTTCGACGCCACCGACCGGATCCAGAACTTCCCCGAGCGGGCGCTCTGGCCGGGGCTGATGATCTCGCTCGTGGTGCTGGCGGTGAACTATATCGGCGACGGGCTGCGCGACGCGCTCGACCCGCGCATCCGGGGCCGGTAG
- a CDS encoding NAD(P)(+) transhydrogenase (Re/Si-specific) subunit beta, with the protein MDYGFTTAAYVVAAVLFILSLGGLSGQESAKRAVWYGIVGMALAVLATLIGPGSGLWLLTILLIAGGGVIGYMVATKVQMTEMPQLVAAMHSLVGLAAVFVGYNAHFTIRLVAGGDHAGEELGYFASIVAHKSSVELKILAVELFLGVFIGAITFTGSVVAFGKLAGKVTSAATKLPGGHMLNAGAAALSVICLIWYMNTGGFFPLFLMTLAALFIGYHLIMGIGGADMPVVVSMLNSYSGWAAAAIGFSLGNDLLIVVGALVGSSGAILSYIMCKAMNRHFVSVILGGFGGGGGEQMAVEGEQVAIEADGVATALNEADSVVIVPGYGMAVAQAQGAVSELTRKLRAAGKEVRFAIHPVAGRLPGHMNVLLAEAKVPYDIVLEMDEINDDFPDTDVVIVIGSNDIVNPAAQDDPNSPIAGMPVLEVWKAKQVFVSKRGQGTGYSGIENPLFFKDNTRMFYGDAKDSVNKLLPMID; encoded by the coding sequence ATGGATTACGGATTTACCACTGCGGCCTACGTTGTTGCCGCTGTTCTCTTCATCCTCTCGCTGGGCGGCCTCTCGGGGCAGGAAAGTGCCAAGCGGGCGGTCTGGTACGGCATTGTGGGCATGGCACTGGCCGTGCTGGCCACGCTCATCGGCCCCGGCTCGGGCCTGTGGCTGCTGACCATCTTGCTGATCGCGGGAGGCGGGGTCATTGGCTACATGGTGGCCACCAAGGTGCAGATGACCGAGATGCCGCAGCTTGTGGCGGCGATGCACAGCCTCGTCGGCCTTGCCGCCGTGTTCGTCGGCTACAACGCGCATTTCACCATCCGCCTCGTGGCGGGGGGCGACCATGCGGGTGAAGAACTGGGCTACTTTGCCTCCATCGTGGCGCACAAGTCCTCGGTCGAGCTGAAGATCCTCGCGGTCGAGCTGTTCCTCGGCGTGTTCATCGGCGCGATCACCTTTACAGGGTCGGTCGTGGCCTTTGGCAAGCTGGCGGGCAAGGTGACCTCGGCAGCCACCAAGCTGCCCGGCGGGCACATGCTCAACGCGGGCGCGGCTGCGCTCTCGGTGATCTGCCTGATCTGGTACATGAACACCGGCGGGTTCTTCCCGCTGTTCCTGATGACGCTGGCCGCGCTCTTTATCGGCTACCATCTCATCATGGGGATCGGCGGGGCCGACATGCCGGTGGTCGTCTCGATGCTCAACAGCTACTCGGGCTGGGCGGCGGCGGCGATCGGCTTCAGCCTCGGCAACGACCTGCTGATCGTGGTTGGCGCCCTCGTGGGCTCCTCGGGTGCGATCCTCAGCTACATCATGTGCAAGGCGATGAACCGGCACTTCGTGAGCGTGATCCTCGGCGGCTTCGGCGGCGGGGGCGGCGAGCAGATGGCTGTTGAAGGCGAGCAGGTGGCGATCGAAGCCGATGGCGTGGCAACCGCGCTGAACGAGGCCGACAGCGTTGTGATCGTGCCAGGCTACGGCATGGCCGTGGCGCAGGCGCAGGGGGCGGTCAGCGAACTGACCCGCAAGCTGCGTGCCGCCGGCAAGGAAGTGCGCTTTGCCATCCACCCAGTCGCCGGGCGTCTGCCGGGGCACATGAACGTGCTGCTGGCCGAAGCCAAGGTGCCCTATGACATCGTGTTGGAGATGGACGAGATCAACGACGACTTCCCCGATACCGACGTGGTGATCGTCATCGGCTCGAACGACATCGTGAACCCGGCCGCGCAGGACGACCCGAACTCCCCCATCGCGGGCATGCCCGTGCTGGAGGTATGGAAGGCCAAGCAGGTGTTCGTCTCCAAGCGGGGGCAGGGCACCGGCTACTCGGGCATCGAGAACCCGCTGTTCTTCAAGGACAACACCCGCATGTTCTACGGCGACGCCAAGGACTCGGTGAACAAGCTCCTGCCGATGATTGACTGA
- a CDS encoding type III PLP-dependent enzyme yields the protein MTMMFDGGLPAVPVSLAVNRVEEFILANSFDKPTLVIDTDAVARQFHALKAGLGGAAIHYAVKANPAREVIARLLEEGSNFDAASRGEIELCLSLGARPDQISFGNTIKRVTDIAFAHAAGLTLFAADSDEELVKIAEHAPGAQVYIRLLVDNPEADWPLSRKFGCSRESALRLLGVARDLGLDPVGFSFHVGSQTKRTRMWQGVLDYVGGIWADAQAAGHGLTLINIGGGFPAFYGEEIDAPTAYAEGVRKMVEARFPGARIMAEPGRGMVAEAGAIAAEVLLVSRKSDNDLHRWVYLDIGRFSGLAETEGEAIRYQLMTPHDGEATGPCILAGPSCDSADVLYEKRPMPLPMSLKAGDKVVIRNCGAYTSSYSSVGFNGFPPLDVVVI from the coding sequence ATGACGATGATGTTCGACGGCGGCCTGCCGGCCGTTCCCGTATCCCTTGCTGTCAACCGCGTTGAGGAGTTCATCCTTGCCAACAGCTTTGACAAGCCGACCCTCGTCATCGACACCGATGCGGTTGCCCGTCAGTTCCACGCGCTGAAAGCCGGCCTCGGCGGAGCTGCGATCCACTATGCGGTGAAGGCCAACCCGGCCCGCGAAGTCATCGCCCGCCTGCTCGAAGAGGGCTCCAACTTCGATGCCGCCTCCCGTGGCGAGATCGAGCTGTGCCTCTCGCTCGGCGCGCGCCCTGACCAGATCAGCTTTGGCAACACCATCAAACGGGTGACCGACATTGCCTTTGCCCATGCCGCTGGCCTGACCCTCTTTGCCGCCGACAGCGACGAAGAGCTGGTGAAGATCGCCGAGCATGCGCCGGGTGCGCAGGTGTACATCCGTCTGCTGGTGGACAACCCCGAGGCCGACTGGCCGCTCTCCCGCAAGTTCGGTTGCTCACGAGAGTCCGCGCTGCGGCTGCTGGGCGTGGCCCGTGATTTGGGTCTGGACCCGGTGGGCTTCTCGTTCCACGTGGGCTCGCAAACCAAACGCACCCGCATGTGGCAGGGCGTGCTCGACTACGTGGGCGGCATCTGGGCCGACGCGCAGGCGGCTGGTCATGGGCTGACCCTCATCAACATCGGCGGCGGCTTTCCGGCGTTCTACGGCGAAGAGATCGACGCGCCGACTGCCTATGCCGAAGGCGTGCGCAAGATGGTCGAGGCCCGTTTCCCCGGTGCCCGTATCATGGCCGAGCCGGGCCGTGGCATGGTGGCCGAGGCCGGTGCGATTGCTGCCGAGGTGCTGCTCGTGTCCCGCAAATCGGACAACGACCTGCACCGCTGGGTCTATCTCGACATCGGCCGCTTCTCCGGCCTTGCCGAGACCGAGGGCGAGGCGATCCGCTACCAGCTGATGACCCCGCATGACGGTGAGGCCACCGGCCCCTGCATCCTCGCAGGCCCGAGCTGCGACAGCGCCGATGTGCTCTACGAGAAGCGCCCGATGCCGCTGCCGATGAGCCTGAAGGCGGGCGACAAGGTGGTGATCCGCAACTGCGGCGCCTACACCTCGTCCTACTCGTCGGTGGGCTTCAACGGCTTCCCGCCGCTGGACGTGGTGGTGATCTGA
- a CDS encoding peptide ABC transporter substrate-binding protein: protein MKLKTALLGAVATCALAPMAIAEGHEGERGRDGNVSIIYWQAPSIMNPFLSGGTKDVEAGSLVLEPLARYDETGTLTPWLVEEVPTVENGGVSEDLTTITWKITPGILWSDGTPFTSADVKFTYEYCTHPEGGCAQLTKFNGVSSVETPDEHTVVVTFEQPTPFPYGPFVGGESPILQAAQFADCMGAKAPECTEANFSPIGTGGFKVVEFKPNDVITFEANENYREEGKPAFASITFKGGGDATAAGRAVMETGEFDYAWNLQLAPDVIAEMEAAGKGAAIAGFGPLLERIMLNNTNPDPALGPDERSVVRPHPYLSDPAVYKALSLAIDRPLLVEVGYGQAGKVSCNWVPAPEAVNSTTFDCSTQDIEGAKAMLEEAGWVDSNGDGVREKDGVELKMLYQTSTNAVRQDFQALIKDWWEQIGFEVELRNVDSSVFFGGDPGSPDTFQKFYADVEMYANTFNGTDPQSYLGNATCDKAPSPATQWQGENISRWCSEEYDALYAKLGVTADAAERAEIAKQLNDMVIEGGGMIPLVHRGRLSAHANSLGGVKLNVWDSEIWNVADWYRIKTN, encoded by the coding sequence ATGAAACTCAAAACAGCTCTTCTCGGAGCGGTCGCCACCTGTGCGCTGGCCCCAATGGCCATCGCAGAAGGCCATGAAGGCGAGCGCGGCCGTGACGGCAATGTCAGCATCATCTACTGGCAGGCCCCGTCGATCATGAACCCGTTCCTCTCGGGCGGCACCAAGGATGTCGAGGCCGGCAGCCTCGTGCTCGAGCCGCTGGCGCGCTACGATGAGACCGGCACCCTGACCCCCTGGCTGGTCGAAGAGGTGCCCACCGTCGAGAACGGCGGCGTGAGCGAAGATCTCACCACCATCACCTGGAAGATCACGCCCGGCATCCTGTGGTCCGACGGCACGCCCTTCACCTCGGCGGACGTGAAGTTCACCTACGAATACTGCACCCACCCCGAGGGCGGCTGCGCCCAGCTCACCAAGTTCAACGGTGTCAGCTCGGTCGAAACGCCCGATGAGCACACCGTCGTGGTGACCTTCGAGCAGCCCACCCCCTTCCCCTACGGCCCCTTCGTGGGCGGTGAGAGCCCGATCCTTCAGGCCGCTCAGTTCGCCGACTGCATGGGCGCCAAGGCGCCTGAGTGCACCGAGGCCAACTTCAGCCCGATCGGCACCGGCGGCTTCAAGGTCGTGGAGTTCAAGCCGAACGACGTGATCACCTTCGAGGCCAACGAAAACTACCGCGAAGAGGGCAAGCCCGCCTTCGCCTCGATCACCTTCAAGGGCGGCGGCGATGCCACTGCGGCGGGCCGTGCGGTGATGGAGACCGGCGAGTTCGACTACGCCTGGAACCTCCAGCTCGCCCCCGATGTGATTGCCGAGATGGAAGCCGCCGGCAAGGGCGCTGCCATCGCAGGCTTCGGCCCGCTGCTCGAGCGGATCATGCTCAACAACACCAACCCCGACCCGGCGCTCGGCCCGGACGAGCGGTCCGTGGTGCGCCCGCACCCCTACCTCTCCGATCCCGCCGTCTACAAGGCGCTGTCTCTCGCCATCGACCGGCCCCTGCTGGTCGAGGTCGGCTACGGTCAGGCCGGTAAGGTATCGTGCAACTGGGTGCCCGCCCCCGAGGCGGTGAACTCCACCACCTTCGACTGCTCCACGCAGGACATCGAAGGCGCCAAGGCGATGCTGGAAGAGGCCGGCTGGGTCGACAGCAACGGTGACGGCGTGCGTGAGAAAGACGGCGTCGAGCTGAAGATGCTCTACCAGACATCCACCAACGCCGTCCGTCAGGACTTCCAGGCGCTGATCAAGGACTGGTGGGAGCAGATCGGCTTCGAGGTCGAGCTGCGCAACGTCGACAGCTCGGTGTTCTTCGGCGGTGATCCGGGCTCGCCCGATACCTTCCAGAAGTTCTACGCCGACGTCGAGATGTACGCCAACACCTTCAACGGAACCGACCCGCAGAGCTACCTCGGCAACGCCACCTGCGACAAGGCCCCCTCCCCGGCCACCCAGTGGCAGGGCGAGAATATCTCGCGCTGGTGCTCCGAGGAGTACGACGCGCTCTATGCCAAGCTGGGTGTCACCGCCGATGCGGCCGAGCGCGCCGAGATTGCCAAGCAACTCAATGACATGGTCATCGAGGGCGGCGGCATGATCCCGCTGGTCCACCGCGGTCGTCTCTCGGCCCACGCCAACAGCCTCGGCGGCGTGAAGCTGAACGTCTGGGACAGCGAAATCTGGAACGTCGCTGACTGGTACCGGATCAAGACCAACTGA